A window of Benincasa hispida cultivar B227 chromosome 9, ASM972705v1, whole genome shotgun sequence genomic DNA:
ACAAATATTACACCAAAAGAGACGTTAAGATGTCAAAAATATTGTTAGAGTAGACTAATTACCAATCAAAAGCATCCAAGATAATATGTTAGAAGTGAGAGGCAAAGGAACAACGCATAAATAGATGAGCAAGGATCTCATAATTGCTCTGACACATAACACACCAAAATGGAGAGATAGATATATAAGGGGCATACGACATTGAAGATGATCAACAATATTGACAACATCCAGGCTAAGCTCCCATAAgaaatttgttattttcttaGGAAAATGATTCATCcaaataacataaatataaatCCTTTGAGTAGGATCCGTAATATCCATCAGGTAATCAATAAGAAATTTCACAGAAAAAGATGAAGATGGGTCAATAGGCCACCTCCACGAATCAGGAGAAACACGAAATTCGATAGAGAACAACTATTGTGATAGGGAAGTCCACTCTAAAGTGCTCATTAAGATTCCAATAAAGACGTAAATCCCAGCATACAAATCCATTCATGaaggttaattttaaataatgtcaaatacattttttttacctTTGAAGTGATTATAAGACCACCCTAGtccttaaaatttgagaaatagTTGACACCCctttagtaaccattttgtttgtagtatttgaaaattaagcatataaacATCTTTCTTACCATTAAATTTCTTGCTTAGTTATGTACTTTATACCaaagttttcaaaaaccaagctaaattttaaattttaaacaaagcttttaaatacttgtttttattttttaaatttggtttagtattcaactattttactcaagaaaataaaaaaaatattataaaatattgggAGAAAACCAAGACTTGTTTGATAgccattttgatttttggtttgtGTTTTTGGATACTAAGTTTATAAAAATTACTTATACTCGTGAACTTTTCTGTAATGTAATCTAGCAGTGTAAAACATaaaccaagttttgaaaactaaaagaaaacgtagttttcaaaatttgtttttgtttttgaaatctGATTAATAACTCACATGTTTATTTAGGAACGATGAAAATCATTCTACAAATTTAGTGTAAAAATAAACATAGCTTTCAAAAgacaaatggttatcaaacgagactCAAATGGTTAACGAACAAAATCTTAATAGTTAAGGCATTTAAAATCTGGGTAGCTACAAATACAACGATCAAACCTAAAATGTtagcaaatataacataatgcaaaaaaaatgcaaatatagCAAGATTTAGATCCAGCTTCATGGTTTATCacgatagaccatatcactaatAAGAGTTACTAATAAGAGTTTATCAACAATAtagtctatcacttatagattatgctatatttacaattattttaaaatattgctATACACATAATTATATATAGCAATAAAATTGCTACTTATATGTACTAACTTCTTAAAGCCTCCAAAAGCTTGTAGTTGAAAAGGCCAGAGAATGGAAACTTTGCTTTTCTCATAATGCCTTCACCTTTTCCATCGGCTATTTGCCCTCAATTAGTAAGTCCAATCCATTAACCTATGATCTCAACAGAGGTTTACCATAAAAGAACAGAAAAAAGTGCTCCAAAAGTAATGATCAAACTCTCAAAGACATGAAACCCCACACTTTTCCAGCCAACTTCAATGAAATAGctaattaataacaaatatttGTTATATTCTACATTCGATCCTAGCAAGTAATTGAGAtctaaatataacattttaggGAACTTTAAAAGATTTAACATGCTGTACTGACCAGTGCGCATCAAAACCTTGTGCCATGGCAGCTTCATCCACAGGCAGCTTCTGAATATAACTGACTATGAATGATTCATTAGCAAACACGGCCAAAACAGCACATAGAACTACTACTTGCAGCAGGGAAAAAGTGTCTCAGGATTCCGCAACTTGGCCGAGTAAATTCCAGAAGTTACTAGTAAAAATCACGGGTCTGTGCAGGTCGGGCTGGGTTGGATTTATGGCAAATGTCAAACCAACATACCAGTTTAAGGACTATGAAGAGAAAGAGACCAAAACCGATTCTTCCTGAAAGATGACCCAATTCTGACAGACAAAACCAACCATCTAAACTGAAATGGACCAGCAAAAACTTTCCAACTGAATCTGATATGCAACTTTTGGATTTGATACTTCAGAAAGCTGAAGTAACCAAAAGAGTATACTTCAAACGGATTGAACTGAGTTGGTTTGATCAGTTTTGTAGTATAAAGTGGTTGAAACTTCACTCACACACATCTTGCTGGTCAACCTTAGAAGTTCTCGAGTCTCGTCGTTCAACTGAACATTGTCCATTTCCATTCTTTCAGCAACAATGAGAGGCATTTTCCCAGCTTTTGCATAGGTTCGCAAGAGAGAATTGTATATCTCAGTATCCACATGACCAACATTTCTAAGAATAACTAACAACTGCTCTGCCCCTTCAATGTTACCCTGCTCCTCGAGTTTCTTACAAACTTCTTTAACCAACCTCTCATCCCCATTCCATTTCTTCACGCTGCCAACTGCATTCTTGAGGAAATGCAGCACTTTCTCCATCTGGTTCTCTTTCAAATAACCCCATGTGAGGAGCTCCCAAGTAGTGTAAGATGGAACCATTCCTTTTACCGACATCCGATTGTAGAAATTCTCAGCTTGTTCCATTTGGTTTTTGTTGATATAGGCTGCAAGCAATATATTTGAAACCCGAGTATCACCCGTCCCGGATACTGACTCCCATTCGGGATAGAGTTTCTCAGCTTCCTCAAGCTCATTAAGTTTCACAAGAGAGGATATCATGCAAGTATACTCACTATCACTCATCTTGCGAAAGGATGACTTCATCTTTTTCCATATCCTGAAAACTCCATTCTTATCCCCCAAATTGGTATATAAGCTAAGAAGAGATGAAAATGAGATTCTGTTTCTTTTAGATGCCATTTTCTCCATCTGCTTCAAAGTAGATGCTGCTTTTTCGgtaagttgttttttggaataTAAGTTAGCTAATGTGCTAAATGATACCCAATCCGGTTCAGTTTTCGTCTTCTTCATCTCAAGGAAAATGTTTTCTGCAGCTTCAACGTCATTTTGCAAAGTGCAAACATtcaacaaaagattatatgttaCCACATCTGGTTTGGTGTTCTTCTTTAATACTTGAATCACATCAGGAACCTTCTCTAGCTGCTTGTTTGAGATGTAAAGAGATAGCATGTGGTTGAAAGAAAGAGGACATTTTAAGAAACCAGATTCAGACATTTTCTCCATTAAAGCCTCAGCTTTTTCACATAGATTATTTTGAACGTATGTGTGAAGAAGAGCTGTGCAGACCGATTGATCTCTCATTTTATCAGGGAGATCCTCGAAAAACTTTTCTGCGCTATTCAGGCCACGGATTTTTGCAATCAAATCCAGATGAACTGCATAGTCACCAGGTAGCAGTTTCATATCTTTCTGTAATGTCATCCATTCACACACCTGCATGGTGGAAAAGCTCAAGAAAGATTACGCATGGCTCAAGGCCGTCTTCAGATCATACAAGCTATAAGGTCCAAGCCTCAAGGCCATGTCAGAGGATTTTTATTCATctaaattgagagaaaatagatttaattttgtaaagatcaaaaacaaaaaaaagaaaatggttacTGGTTTCATATGTACAGTATCTTGAGTCAAATTCCAAGCTCTACAAGTGTTATTGTAGCAAGaacatatgattaaatttaccCTAAATGATCAGCTTCTGGATATCGTAGCAATTTAATATAATCAGAATACCTTTTGGAAGCTAGTCCACTTGATTGTGATTAAATTAAACAGATGCTAGAAATGATGAACTATACGAACATCAGTTGAATTGAAACTACTCTTCAAGTGAAAATCAAGTGAAGAGAACAAATTCGCAGCACAAGTAGAATACGAGTTGCTTCAGATCAAAAAAATCAGTATAATACATCGCGCATTTACATTACATGAGTTTTCAAACAAGATGGAAAAAAGGAATTGAATACCTCAAGTGCATGCTTGTAGCGCTTGAGCTTGCGAAGTTCCCGAACGATGCGATTGAGCTCGTACTTGCGAACAGTGTGGCCCTCTTCTTGCCATTTTCGAATGGCAATCACGGCGCTGCGTTTGGGGAAAGTGAGACTCATGAGCCTTCGCCCAAGCGTGTCTCGACCACCGCCTGTGCCGGAGACGATGCTGGCGCCGGCGCTGACGCTGGCGCCGACGCTGGCGCCGCCTTCTAGTGTTTTGTTCTCCGCCGCCGCCATGAAGGCTTCCCCGGAAAATCGGCGGGCGGCAGCCGTCGCTAGAGAAGGCCGCAACGAGCGGAACATCGTGGTCAGGTTATGAAATGAAGGCGACGATTTAGGAACTAATGTGGCGACGATTGTAAACGACGGCACTAAAGAAAATACATAAAACAGGGTCgagtaaaatcaatttttactgatttgcaaaaaagaaaaaagaaatcaaattttattaggTTTGGGTTCATTTgatcttaaaattttgaaaaagaagagaaaattatattttttatcccaagattttggatctaatttctatttggttccaatattttaaaatattatacatttagtcattaaattttaaattttatttcaatttagtccataaatttcaagatgttataattttattttatttcaatctGGTTCTTAAGCTTCaagattttgtatatttaacctaaatttttcactaaatactctaTTTTacgtcaatttttattaatggattaaaagtaattatgaagttcaattttagttttaattttaaaactaataaaaaagagtgaaacttaatttattttaattattttaattatttttaatttattaaaataaattaatactaaaaatgaaaaatgagtatttagtaaatAATCGAGGTTAAGATgagtaaatcttgaaacatatgGAACAAATTGGAGCAAAATTCAAATGTCAAGGATAaaataataactttttgaaaCTATGAACTAAATAGAAATTATACCAAAAATCTAGAGaccaaaaaggtatttttccctaaaaaaaaatattttattagttcttgaattttggatttagttcTAGTTTGATCTATATGTTTAAAAATGTTACTTTTTAAggtttaattttgatttcaatttattcaatatatttcaaatgtaacaattttatttttatcatttaaattttatcttatttttatcatttaaattttatcttatttttatcatttaaattttgTCTTATTCCAATcattatatttttgttattattttttttttactaaatactcactttcaatgTATATTAAAGGTgtgtttggaagtgattttgacatggttaaaatcacttttgccATTGTCAAAATCagtttcctctaaaataatcgTGTTtggtaagaaaataaaattgttttttgaaaaataaaaaataactttaaattgaTTCTTGGTGACTTTTCTTTTGGCGATTGATTAGGAACCACCTCCAACATTTTTCTCATactattgaaattttgaaacacCCATATTGTcacaaactttttaaaaaaaaaaaaaaaaaaagctcaaaattgttaaaagttattaaaagtaaattaataaaattagatatttattaaaattctcCGGAGATCTTCGTCAACCAACTTTCGGCTACCGTTCCTAGAAACCATTGCTAGTCAACCTTCGACGACCACTTTCTGACAATCATCACCAGCCAACTTTCGACGACCACCTTCCCGTGACCGCTGTCAACCAACTTTCGGTAACCGTATTCCAGCAACAGTCGCTGGCCAACCTCCAGGCGATCGTCGTCGATCGACCTCTAATCACGTCTCAGTTGGCTGTTTCCTAACAACCAACTTCTGGCGGCCGTTTTCCTAATAAATGCTATCAACAAACCTCCAGTGATTGCTTTTCGGCTATCGTTGCTTGTCAATTCCGACAACTGTTTTCCAGTGACTGTCGTCAATTAACTTCCAGGATCGTTGCCACCAACCTCCGATCACCGTTTTTCGACATCGCCATCGACCAACTTTCGACGATTGCTTT
This region includes:
- the LOC120087292 gene encoding pentatricopeptide repeat-containing protein At4g02820, mitochondrial; its protein translation is MFRSLRPSLATAAARRFSGEAFMAAAENKTLEGGASVGASVSAGASIVSGTGGGRDTLGRRLMSLTFPKRSAVIAIRKWQEEGHTVRKYELNRIVRELRKLKRYKHALEVCEWMTLQKDMKLLPGDYAVHLDLIAKIRGLNSAEKFFEDLPDKMRDQSVCTALLHTYVQNNLCEKAEALMEKMSESGFLKCPLSFNHMLSLYISNKQLEKVPDVIQVLKKNTKPDVVTYNLLLNVCTLQNDVEAAENIFLEMKKTKTEPDWVSFSTLANLYSKKQLTEKAASTLKQMEKMASKRNRISFSSLLSLYTNLGDKNGVFRIWKKMKSSFRKMSDSEYTCMISSLVKLNELEEAEKLYPEWESVSGTGDTRVSNILLAAYINKNQMEQAENFYNRMSVKGMVPSYTTWELLTWGYLKENQMEKVLHFLKNAVGSVKKWNGDERLVKEVCKKLEEQGNIEGAEQLLVILRNVGHVDTEIYNSLLRTYAKAGKMPLIVAERMEMDNVQLNDETRELLRLTSKMCVSEVSTTLYYKTDQTNSVQSV